Proteins encoded in a region of the Carassius auratus strain Wakin unplaced genomic scaffold, ASM336829v1 scaf_tig00215934, whole genome shotgun sequence genome:
- the LOC113096446 gene encoding uncharacterized protein LOC113096446, with product YDPYPPYGSRRRLITPMYDEYGEAIMEDDGYYYGGPEGQARGRGGRGRGRGRGKQVGFQDFPPEDEIEQVEPEVPDEEPAEAEAGESKAAKKLKSVMKLSKLLAAGKKTEPTSPWKKAKIFPMMFGKGKKDKDYAKLTSARRIDSQESLTGGASPAASIDGTSSARSRLGKVLKRINLANKLQLRRKSQSTISRSSASEKDESAAESEREEKKSKVSISVSEPEASGSGSEAESRKKASDEEESSERSSVAGSTDDKDYLKVDLDRDDANESTVDSESEPEEPDESDEESKSKSGTEKSGTEKDSEAETTSEKESETEKGSGSEEESGSQEESGSGKTSGTASGSGTEKSGTEEESSAEKSSATEKESEEEDEESKGTEESGSEPSSARSSMKSSRTKGSSEGSSAGTRSSRSGSVSGSASGTLSGSESGGISKGSSARSSVRSSQASVSGEESSGEIGSASASASSGTEKSGSAASDDTESDAVSMSGSERSSTSSRSAGGSRRSRKSIMTRSSQDTIDEESEEEEEASEEEDADVEDEAAESRESASEMSEGSISRRSSVISAAESGGTPYATESSIQSSDETFGGLSPITEVDEDAITSGSGSGSERGSRRSGTEGTTEAGIKKRIKLVLDQEHDTTSTGEDSGPSDCSVMGRNSIGPKSNIDKARLERDKGALSRKSSVDKRED from the exons GTATGATCCGTATCCACCCTACGGCAGCCGCAGGAGGCTGATTACACCCATGTATGATGAGTATGGAGAGGCCATCATGGAAGATGATGGATATTACTATGGTGGGCCAGAG GGTCAGGCAAGAGGGCGAGGTGGGCGAGGGAGAGGTCGTGGGCGTGGAAAGCAAGTGGGATTCCAGGATTTCCCACCAGAGGATGAGATCGAACAGGTAGAGCCAGAAGTTCCTGATGAGGAGCCAGCCGAGGCTGAAGCTGGAGAATCCAAAGCTGCAAAGAAGTTGAAGTCTGTCATGAAGCTCAGCAAGTTGCTAGCTGCTGGGAAGAAAACTGAACCTACCTCCCCATGGAAGAAGGCCAAGATCTTCCCGATGATGTTTGGGAAAGGGAAGAAAGACAAAGATTATGCCAAGCTGACATCTGCACGTCGTATTGATAGTCAAGAGAGCTTGACGGGTGGGGCGAGCCCAGCCGCTTCCATTGATGGCACATCCTCTGCCAGGAGTCGACTTGGGAAAGTCCTGAAACGCATTAATCTGGCAAACAAGCTGCAACTTAGAAGAAAATCACAGAGCACCATCAGTCGTAGTTCTGCAAGTGAGAAGGACGAGTCTGCAGCCGAgtcagagagagaagagaagaaatcAAAAGTGTCCATCAGTGTCAGTGAGCCAGAGGCCAGCGGGAGTGGATCAGAGGCAGAGAGCCGAAAGAAAGCCTCGGATGAGGAGGAATCATCTGAGAGGAGCAGCGTAGCAGGATCCACTGATGATAAGGATTATTTGAAAGTGGATCTGGATAGAGATGATGCCAATGAGAGCACGGTTGATTCTGAATCAGAGCCAGAAGAACCAGATGAATCTGATGAAGAGAGTAAATCCAAATCTGGGACTGAGAAGTCAGGAACCGAAAAGGATTCAGAGGCAGAGACAACATCTGAGAAAGAATCCGAAACCGAGAAAGGGTCAGGTTCAGAGGAGGAATCTGGCTCGCAGGAAGAGTCAGGGTCTGGAAAGACCTCAGGAACTGCGTCTGGATCTGGCACTGAAAAATCAGGAACTGAGGAAGAGTCCAGTGCTGAGAAGAGTTCTGCCACAGAAAAGGAGTCAGAGGAAGAAGATGAAGAGTCTAAAGGGACGGAAGAGTCAGGATCAGAGCCATCTTCTGCTCGCTCTTCAATGAAATCATCCCGTACTAAGGGTTCCTCAGAGGGTTCAAGTGCAGGAACACGGAGCAGCAGAAGTGGGAGTGTTTCTGGAAGTGCAAGTGGTACTCTGAGTGGCagtgaatcaggtggcatctctAAGGGGTCTTCAGCACGGTCTTCAGTAAGGTCTTCACAAGCATCAGTATCTGGTGAGGAAAGTAGTGGTGAGATAGGGTCAGCAAGTGCCTCTGCATCATCCGGGACAGAAAAGAGTGGATCTGCTGCATCAGATGACACAGAATCAGATGCTGTTTCCATGTCCGGCAGTGAGAGAAGCTCCACAAGCTCCAGATCAGCAGGAGGAAGCCGCCGCTCTCGCAAGAGCATCATGACCCGATCCTCCCAGGACACCATTGATGAGGAAagtgaggaggaagaagaggcaTCTGAAGAAGAAGACGCCGACGTTGAGGATGAAGCAGCAGAGAGCAGAGAGTCAGCTAGTGAGATGAGTGAGGGATCAATATCACGGAGGTCAAGTGTGATCTCAGCAGCAGAAAGTGGAGGTACACCATATGCCACAGAAAGCAGCATTCAGAGTTCAGATGAGACGTTTGGAGGCCTCTCGCCAATCACAGAAGTGGATGAGGATGCCATTACTTCTGGCAGTGGCTCAGGATCTGAGAGAGGATCTAGGCGGTCGGGAACCGAAGGGACCACAGAA GCTGGCATAAAGAAGCGAATCAAGCTAGTGTTGGACCAAGAGCATGACACGACTTCAACAGGAGAAGACAGTGGACCATCGGAT TGCAGTGTAATGGGCCGTAACAGCATAGGGCCCAAATCCAACATCGATAAAGCCCGTTTGGAGCGGGATAAGGGTGCTTTGAGCAGGAAGTCCTCAGTGGACAAACGGGAAGATTAA